In the genome of Candidatus Rokuibacteriota bacterium, the window GTTCACGAGTACGAGGCTCTCGACGACGCCAAGGTGCTGGGGGCCATCCGGACGACCCTGGAGGTCTACCCGCGCTACGTGCAAGCCATCGAGGCCCATCTCTCCAAGGCCGGTCTGTAGCTCCGAGTGTCCTCCTCCGATCAGCTGGGCTCCCGGCCGTGAGGAGTTGACGATCATCCACCGACGCTGTAGATTTCCTCACGCGGACGATTAGCTCAGTTGGCAGAGCACCGGCCTCACATGCCGGGGGTCACTGGTTCAAGTCCAGTATCGTCCACCAGATCCGACGCGGAGCGCGCAGGCGCTCCGCGTTCTTCTTCGAGCGCCAGGCCCGTTGTCCCGGTGGCCCCGATCGTGCAGGCCTTCGTCTCCGGCCGGTGCGGGAGCGCACCCGGCAATTCTTGCGTGGTCGCGCAGCCGCGGGTCGGCGAGACGCGGCGACCGCCGGAAAGGCGGCGGGCGGAGAAATCACCCATGATAGACTGCAGAGCGCGGACGCCCGAGATGCGCGCTTCGACGATCCACCAACCAGAGCCCGGGAGCATGCTCCCCCAGCCAGAGAGGTGCCAGGCGTGAACGCTATCTGCACGCGCGCGCTCCGCGTCGTCGCAACGGTTGTCGTCGTGGCCACGCTCCTGACGCTGGCCGGGTGCGGCCAGAGCCCCGAGGTCAAGAAGCAGAAGGCGGTCGAGCGGGCCGAGCAGTATCTCAAGGACGGAAAGCCCAACGAGGCCATCATCGAGCTGCGCACTGCGCTGCAGGTGGACAAGGACTTCGTCCCCGCGCTGCACGCTCTGGGCCGGGCGTACTCGGCCAAGGCGTGGTACGCCGATGCCGCGCGAGAGCTGAGCCGCGCCCAGGCGCTGGCGCCGGACTCGGTGCCCGTGGCCACGCAGCTCGGGCGCGTGCTGGTGGAGCTGGGCGCCTGGTCGGATGCCGAGGCTGCCGCGGAGGTGGTTCTCTCGCGGGAGCCGGGGAGCGCGGACGGGGTCTTCGTCCGAGCGGCCACGCTCCTCGGACAGCGCCGGCTCGAGGAGGCGCTGGCAGTGCTGGAGACAGCCTCGCGGGGTGGTGTGACGTCGACGCCCGAGCTGCAGAGCGTGCGCGCCGAGGTCCTGCTCCTCCAGGGGAAGCCGCAAGAGGCCGAGCAGGTATACCAGGCGGTCATCGCCAGCAACCCGAAGGACGCTCGGAGCCTCGCCGGGCTCGCGGGGATCCTGCTTGCCCGCGGGAAGCCCGACGAGGCGGCCCGGCTCTACGCCGATGCGCGGGCAGTGAAACCGGCGGACGCCAGGATCCGGGTGGGGCTCGCGCTGGCCAAGGACCGGCTGGGGAAGCGTGACGAGGCCATCCGGGAGCTGGAGGAACTTGACGGGCGCGCCCGGACGGCGGCGGTGATGATGGCGCTGGGGGAGCTGTACCTCAAGGCCAACCGCGCCAGCGATGCCGCCAGCGCCCTGGCGCCAGTAGTCCAGCAAGCCCCGAAGTACACGCGGGCCCGTTACCTGCTCGGGTCCGCCTACCTCGCCGGCAACCGGCCGGATCAGGCGATCGTGCAGCTCGAGGAGCTGAACAAGCAGGTCCCCAACGAACCTCTCGTCCACTTTCGCCTCGCCCACGCCTACGCGCGGCGGGGTCGCGCCCGAGAAGCGCTGGTCCTCCTGAACGGGCTTGCCAAGCCTCTCGAGAAGGTCGCCGACTACCATGCCGAGCGCGGGCGGGTGCTGCTCTTGCTCGGCCGGCGCGACGAGGCCCTGCGTGCCGCCGGAGAGGCCCAGCGGCTGGCCCCCCAGAGCCCCCAGCCCTATCTCCTCCTGGGGCACATCCACGCCCAGGGGGGGAACAGCAAGGCCGCGCGTGAGATGTACGCCAAGGCCGCCGAGGTGGACTCAGGCTTCGCCCCGGCGCACGTCGCCCTGGGGCGCCTCCACGCCGCCGACAAGGACATGAACGCAGCGCTCAAGGAGTTCGACCTCGCCGCCCAGGCCGATCCTCAGTCGCTGGTCGTGGCCCGGACGAAGGCGGCTGCCCTGGTCCAGCAGGAGCGGGCGAAGGAGGCCGTGCAGTACGTGGAGACCATGGCCAAGGCCCAGCCCAGGGAGGCGGGATTCCAGTCACTGCTCGGTGGGCTCCACAGCCGCGAGCGCCGCTGGGACATGGCGGCGGCGGCCTACCGGAAGGCCCTCGAGATCGACCCGAAGGCCCTCGAGCCGCGCCTGGGGCTGGCGCGCGTCGCGCTGGCGCAGGAACGGGAGGAGGAGGCCATAGGGCACCTGCAGGCCGTTGTCAAGGAGCGGCCGGCCCAGCCCACGGCCGTGTTGCTGCTGGGGGCGCTTCACGACAGACGGGCGCAGTACGACCAGGCCATCCAGGTGCTGGAGGCGGCGGCCAAGGCGGATTCCCGCCAGCAGGCCTTCACGCTTGCCCTGGGCGACCTGTACCTCAAGAGAGGGCGCTACGACGAGGCGCTGGCCCGCATGTCCGAGCTGCTGGGCGAAGCGCCGGACCTGGCGGTGGCCCGGCTCATCCGCGCACAGGCCTACCTCTCCAAGGGGGACGGCGCCGCCGCGCTCAAGGACGTGACCGTGGTGGTCAGCGCCAACCCGAAATCCGACAGGGCGCAGTACATGCTCGCGCGCACCAACGCAGCCCTCGGGCGGCTGCCCGAGGCTCGGGCCGCCTACCGCGAGGCGCTCAAGCTCAACCCGGAGATGGCCTCCGCGAAGGCGGAGCTGGCGGCCCTCTCCGGACAGAAGCCCGAGGCGGGAGCCGGCACCGAGCCTCTCGCGAAGCTCCAGGAGGCCGTGAAGAAGGAGCCCAGGAACCCCGCGCTCCGGGAGGAGCTGGCCCGGGCCCTGCTCACCGCCGGCAAGGGGAAAGAGGCCCAGGCCGAGCTCAAGCAGGTGCTCGAGCAGGCGCCGGCACGGGGCTCGGCCAACTACCTCATGGCCATCGCGCTGGGCCGGGATGGCCGCCCCGACGAGGCCGCGACCCACCTCGCGGCGCTTCTCCGCACCAACCCCTCCCACGTCGAGGGCAACGTCTTGATGGCGGCCCACCTGCAGCGGCAGGGGCGCCGCGAGGAGGCGATCAAGCACCTGGAGGCCGCACTGCGCGTCAACCAGAGCCTGGGTGGCATCAAGCTCCAGCTCGGCCACCTCTACCTTGCCTCCAATCGCCTGCCCGATGCGCTCAGGATCGCGCAGGAGCTCGAGCGCGCCGCTCCCAAGAGCCCCGAGCCCCCTCTGCTGAGGGGCATGGCGCTCCTGGCCCAGCGCAAGGCCCCGGAGGCCCTCGAGGCGTTCGGGGCGGCGCTGAAGATGAAGCCTGACCTGGCTGAGGCCCATCGCGGGTCGGGGCAGGCGCACGAGACGCTGGGCCAGGTCGACCGCGCCATCGCCAGCTACCAGCGGGCCCTCACGGTCAAGGGAGACGACGTCACGGTTCTGAACAACCTCGCCTGGCTACTGGCCGAGGTGCGCCGGAACCCGGACGAGGCGCTGCCCCTGGCCAGCAAGGCCGCCCAGCTGGCGCCCCAGGCGCCCGAGGTCGCCGACACGCTGGGCTGGATCCACTACCGCCGGGGTAAGTACGCCGACGCCGAGAAGCTCCTGGTCCCGGCCGCGGAGCGCGCGCCGAAGAACGCCACCATCCAGTACCACCTCGGGATGACCTACTATCGTCTCGGCAAGAAGGGCGACGCCGCCTCGATGCTGCGCCGAGCGGCGAATCTCGACCCGAAGCTCGGCGAGCGCGAGAAGCTCCAGGACCTGATCAAAGAGATCGGGGGCTAGCAATGAGCGCACGCTGCACGGTGCTGGCGGCGCTGGCGCTGCTCGTGGCCGCCGGCTGCTCGCAGAGCCCCGAGGGGCGGAAG includes:
- a CDS encoding tetratricopeptide repeat protein; the encoded protein is MNAICTRALRVVATVVVVATLLTLAGCGQSPEVKKQKAVERAEQYLKDGKPNEAIIELRTALQVDKDFVPALHALGRAYSAKAWYADAARELSRAQALAPDSVPVATQLGRVLVELGAWSDAEAAAEVVLSREPGSADGVFVRAATLLGQRRLEEALAVLETASRGGVTSTPELQSVRAEVLLLQGKPQEAEQVYQAVIASNPKDARSLAGLAGILLARGKPDEAARLYADARAVKPADARIRVGLALAKDRLGKRDEAIRELEELDGRARTAAVMMALGELYLKANRASDAASALAPVVQQAPKYTRARYLLGSAYLAGNRPDQAIVQLEELNKQVPNEPLVHFRLAHAYARRGRAREALVLLNGLAKPLEKVADYHAERGRVLLLLGRRDEALRAAGEAQRLAPQSPQPYLLLGHIHAQGGNSKAAREMYAKAAEVDSGFAPAHVALGRLHAADKDMNAALKEFDLAAQADPQSLVVARTKAAALVQQERAKEAVQYVETMAKAQPREAGFQSLLGGLHSRERRWDMAAAAYRKALEIDPKALEPRLGLARVALAQEREEEAIGHLQAVVKERPAQPTAVLLLGALHDRRAQYDQAIQVLEAAAKADSRQQAFTLALGDLYLKRGRYDEALARMSELLGEAPDLAVARLIRAQAYLSKGDGAAALKDVTVVVSANPKSDRAQYMLARTNAALGRLPEARAAYREALKLNPEMASAKAELAALSGQKPEAGAGTEPLAKLQEAVKKEPRNPALREELARALLTAGKGKEAQAELKQVLEQAPARGSANYLMAIALGRDGRPDEAATHLAALLRTNPSHVEGNVLMAAHLQRQGRREEAIKHLEAALRVNQSLGGIKLQLGHLYLASNRLPDALRIAQELERAAPKSPEPPLLRGMALLAQRKAPEALEAFGAALKMKPDLAEAHRGSGQAHETLGQVDRAIASYQRALTVKGDDVTVLNNLAWLLAEVRRNPDEALPLASKAAQLAPQAPEVADTLGWIHYRRGKYADAEKLLVPAAERAPKNATIQYHLGMTYYRLGKKGDAASMLRRAANLDPKLGEREKLQDLIKEIGG